TTGATAAATATAAGCACCAAGGTCAGATGCTTCTGAAATAGCGTTAACTTCATTAACCAGCCCTTTTGTAACATCGATCATAGAGGTAGGAATCAGCTTATGCTCTCTCAACGTTTCTATTAAATCTTTTCTTGCCTCAGGAACCAATTGTCTCTTAACCACAAACTGATAGTCTCCCAGTTCTGGCTGAATAGATTCATCGCCATGTTCTTCCCAAAACTTTTTTTCTCGCATCAGGATGCGTAAACCAGCCAGTGCACCTCCTACATCTCCTGTAAGGCAAATAGCATCCCCTTCTTTAGCACCTTTTCGATACGTAATATGTTCTGCATCCACTTTTCCATAAACACTAATTGAAACCACAAGGTTGGCGTGATTGGCTTTTAAGTCACCACCAACAACCTCTACTTCGTGCTTTTTTCCTGCAGCATAGATGCCCTGATATAGGTCTTCGACCATTTGTACCGACATACGATTGGGAACGGCCAGATTTATAAGTACAGCTTCGGGTGTACCGTTCATAGCATAAATATCACTCACACCGGCAGAAAGAATCTTGTATCCAAGATGATTAAAAGGAGTATATGTGGGATCAAAGTCAACTCCTTCAACATAGGTATCACTGGTAAGGAGTGTCAGTTTGCCGCTCTCTTCTTTAATTACGGCTGAGTCATCTCCTATAGATTGGGCAACTTTATCATTCTTGAAAGCATCATAATTCGAAATTTTTTCAAGAAGCCCTTTGCTCCCAATACTTTGTATCGTTTGAAATTCTTCGGACATAAACAGGGGGGTTAAAATAAAAAAAGGCACCTGCACCACTGGTACAGCTGCCTTAATCTTTAAAAAATTAAATTAAGGTTCGCGACGTGTGGAGTAATTAATTCGAAACGTGCTAGCCTGCTTCAATTCTTCCTGAACATCAGTTAGAAGTCCAAATTCGGAATTCTCATCGACACGTAAAGAAACAATCAATTTAGGCTGTTCGCGAAGTTTGTCGTACATCAGTGTTCTGATTCCACCAATATCTTCAACGATAGCATCATCAATTTGAACCTTATCTTCACCAAGTTTATTACCCGGAAGTCTTTCCGGCCCGATATACACATAAGAAAGAAGTCGCTTTTGCTCAATCTTTTCAATGTTCTCGGCTTGGGTGAGGTTAACACGAACCTTTAATGTTACTTCTCTCAATACGGTAGTCACCATAAAAAAGAAGAGCAACATAAATACAACATCCGGCATGGCGGAAGTTGGCACTTCCTGCTTACTGCCTGCATTTTTCTTTTTAAAATGAGCCATGATAGATTATTCGTTAGGTTCTGCTATTGAAATTTTCTTAGGATACATATCCTTTACCTGCTCTTGCTGAGGACTATCTTCTTCAAGGGCACCATATGGAACACCATAATTAGCTCTTGAAGCTTCATCCCTGAGATCTTTATAGGCACCCATTACTTCATCCAACATATCGACATAAATTCGATACGGAGTTTCGCGTTGGGTTCTGATTGAGATAATTGCCAAATCAGGGGTTTCTGCAAGGTTAGGGTCGTTTGTTGGATTCTTAATGAACTCAATTAAACGAGTTTTTACTTCACCAAGCTGATAGAATTCTTCATCCATTACAATTCGCCCTTCCTGATTCACAAGAATATTCATCAGGTTTCTTTCTTTAATCGGTGGTGGTTCCACATCATCTTCTAATGGAGGAGGAAGAACCAACCCGATTCCGGTATCAACGTTAATTGTTGTAGTTACCAGAAAGAAGATCAGCAAGAGAAAAGCGATATCCGCCATGGAAGACCCATTGATCTCCGCACTTTCTCTTTTTCTTTTTTTAAGTAGCATATTGCGTTCCTACTAAAACTTAAATGTTCCGCGAAGTCCGGTCAGGACAATCGCTGCAACCATACCAAGCATCATTAGAGCTGCTGTCATCACTCCGGCATCTGAAAACTCACCGGATATTGCATATGCAATTCCAAAGACAACAAATGGGATGGCCATCATTCCAATCTTTTTGTAGTCCTGCTTGCCCATTACAAGGCTTCGAACCCCGGCACCAGCCATAGTGACCACACCGAGAACGATTAACCCAAGAGCAAGTCCGACACTAATTGCAACCATTTCTTTATCCTTTTTATTGTTTGGATTCTAATTATGCGTCAGTGTCGCTAGTAGATGGAGGAACTAAATCTTTTCCTTCATTCAGCATGATAATGGAATCAATCAGTGTGATTGAACTTTCTTCCATTTCTGCAATCAGTCGGTCAATTTTAGATACACAGTAGTTGTATCCGATTTGAAGAATAATACCCGCAATCAGACCTCCGGCGGTTGTTAAAAGCGCAGTTTTAATACCACCCGCTACAATACTTGGGGAGATATCAGCTGCAGCCTCAATATCATCGAACGCCTCGATCATACCTACTACGGTACCAAGGAATCCGAATAGCGGAGCAATTGCAATGAAAAGTGATAACCATACAAGACCGCGCTCGAGGAAGCTCATTTCAATAGAGCCGTATGCCGAAATTGCTTTCTCAGCTGCTTCGATGCCTTCGTGTGAACGCATTAAACCAGCTTGGAATACTGACGCTACAGGACCTCGGGTTTGTGCACAAAGTTCTTCGGCAGCTTCAATACCACCATCCTGAAGAGCTTCTTGTACGTTTACAATAAATTTACGTGTGTTGATGTCAGCAAGGTTGAGAGTAATGATCCGCTCAAGAAAAATAGCGAGACCGAGGATCAATGTAACCAATACCGGCCACATCCATCCGCCTTCATTACCTTCATTAAATTTTGCTACTACGACATTAAAAAACCCTTCGTCAGCAGGGGCTTGTAAGAGAAAAAGAGCAATCGACGATATCATGTCTACTCCACTAATAGTTT
The genomic region above belongs to Gracilimonas sp. and contains:
- the thiL gene encoding thiamine-phosphate kinase, producing the protein MSEEFQTIQSIGSKGLLEKISNYDAFKNDKVAQSIGDDSAVIKEESGKLTLLTSDTYVEGVDFDPTYTPFNHLGYKILSAGVSDIYAMNGTPEAVLINLAVPNRMSVQMVEDLYQGIYAAGKKHEVEVVGGDLKANHANLVVSISVYGKVDAEHITYRKGAKEGDAICLTGDVGGALAGLRILMREKKFWEEHGDESIQPELGDYQFVVKRQLVPEARKDLIETLREHKLIPTSMIDVTKGLVNEVNAISEASDLGAYIYQAALPIAIETRQVADEMQEDVDRYALFGGEDLELMFTLSEEKVEEFVNHFNDFVVIGRMVPKEEGMKMQTAEGDVVSFDDLS
- a CDS encoding biopolymer transporter ExbD — translated: MAHFKKKNAGSKQEVPTSAMPDVVFMLLFFFMVTTVLREVTLKVRVNLTQAENIEKIEQKRLLSYVYIGPERLPGNKLGEDKVQIDDAIVEDIGGIRTLMYDKLREQPKLIVSLRVDENSEFGLLTDVQEELKQASTFRINYSTRREP
- a CDS encoding biopolymer transporter ExbD; its protein translation is MLLKKRKRESAEINGSSMADIAFLLLIFFLVTTTINVDTGIGLVLPPPLEDDVEPPPIKERNLMNILVNQEGRIVMDEEFYQLGEVKTRLIEFIKNPTNDPNLAETPDLAIISIRTQRETPYRIYVDMLDEVMGAYKDLRDEASRANYGVPYGALEEDSPQQEQVKDMYPKKISIAEPNE
- a CDS encoding MotA/TolQ/ExbB proton channel family protein — encoded protein: MISSIALFLLQAPADEGFFNVVVAKFNEGNEGGWMWPVLVTLILGLAIFLERIITLNLADINTRKFIVNVQEALQDGGIEAAEELCAQTRGPVASVFQAGLMRSHEGIEAAEKAISAYGSIEMSFLERGLVWLSLFIAIAPLFGFLGTVVGMIEAFDDIEAAADISPSIVAGGIKTALLTTAGGLIAGIILQIGYNYCVSKIDRLIAEMEESSITLIDSIIMLNEGKDLVPPSTSDTDA